One Micromonospora sp. FIMYZ51 genomic window carries:
- a CDS encoding SDR family oxidoreductase, producing MTGLDGKVALVTGGSRGIGAAIAARLAADGADVAITYRAAADQAKRVVAEVESVGRRGLAIAADSADAASVTAAVARTVTGLGRLDILVNNAGIFPYGPVEQVSLAELDHTLAVHVRGVFLATQAAVRHMGAGGRVISIGSCFAERVPYAGVSLYAMTKSALLGLTRGLARDLGPRGITATVVHPGSTDTDMNPADGAGAAHERSFIALGRYAATAEIAATVSHLAGAGGRYITGTAIAVDGGFAA from the coding sequence ATGACGGGACTCGACGGCAAGGTCGCGTTGGTGACCGGCGGCAGCCGCGGCATCGGTGCGGCGATCGCCGCCCGACTCGCCGCGGACGGTGCCGACGTGGCGATCACCTACCGCGCTGCGGCGGACCAGGCGAAGCGGGTGGTCGCGGAGGTGGAGTCGGTCGGGCGGCGTGGGCTGGCCATCGCGGCGGACAGCGCGGACGCCGCGTCGGTCACCGCAGCGGTGGCGCGTACGGTCACCGGGTTGGGGCGGCTGGACATCCTGGTCAACAACGCCGGGATCTTTCCGTACGGGCCGGTCGAACAGGTCAGCCTCGCCGAACTGGACCACACCCTCGCCGTGCACGTACGCGGAGTGTTCCTGGCCACCCAGGCGGCGGTACGGCACATGGGAGCGGGTGGGCGGGTCATCAGCATCGGTAGTTGTTTCGCCGAACGGGTGCCGTACGCCGGGGTCAGCCTCTACGCGATGACCAAGAGCGCCCTGCTCGGCCTGACCCGGGGTCTGGCGCGCGACCTGGGACCCCGCGGAATCACCGCGACCGTCGTCCATCCCGGCTCCACCGACACCGACATGAACCCGGCCGACGGCGCGGGCGCGGCACACGAGCGCAGCTTCATCGCCCTCGGACGGTACGCGGCGACGGCGGAGATCGCGGCGACGGTGAGCCATCTCGCTGGTGCGGGCGGTCGCTACATCACCGGCACCGCCATCGCCGTCGACGGCGGCTTCGCCGCCTGA
- a CDS encoding VWA domain-containing protein codes for MNAAVEFSLEVNQNKYLPVGGTTMHAILSVTGRRATDGDDRAPGPDPAQLVEVLVIDCSGSMTDPPTKIGAARQATAAAIDVLPDGVRFAVIEGTERARLVYPPEPGLAVASAASRKRAKAVVARLSASGGTAMGSWLAAARDLLPTEASAICHVLLLTDGINQHETQEELERVLHTCVGRFVCDTRGIGDGWRPRDLIRIATVLNGTAEAVRRPAELEAGFRETIRAALAKLQPDVRIRVQTLPYSRVGFFKQARPALMDLSEQANEVDERTVEFATGSWGAERRDFHLRLDVTAPDGILDEDRLAARVDLVVGGKVRPGTATVLVNWTDDLVKSARLDSDVSQVTGQEDVRQAINAGCDAYDRGDLIEAHAQWSRAVRLATQTRDEPALEQLRYLVDIEPTGLVRLKPQLSRMDVHVSSVMSSQTRYPDQPRPPAQHGPPEAHRLCGDCGWPSPSDAEYCERCNAELGTADPAGRAGT; via the coding sequence GTGAACGCCGCCGTGGAGTTCAGCCTGGAGGTCAACCAGAACAAGTATCTGCCGGTGGGCGGCACGACGATGCACGCGATCCTCTCGGTCACCGGGCGCCGGGCGACCGACGGGGATGATCGGGCGCCCGGACCGGATCCGGCGCAACTGGTCGAGGTGCTGGTGATCGACTGCTCCGGATCGATGACGGATCCACCGACGAAGATCGGGGCGGCGCGCCAGGCCACCGCCGCCGCCATCGACGTACTGCCCGACGGGGTCCGGTTCGCCGTGATCGAGGGGACCGAGCGGGCCCGGCTGGTCTACCCGCCCGAACCCGGGCTGGCGGTCGCGTCGGCGGCCAGCCGGAAGCGGGCCAAGGCGGTCGTTGCCCGGCTCAGCGCCAGCGGCGGGACGGCAATGGGCAGTTGGCTGGCCGCAGCCCGAGATCTGCTGCCCACCGAGGCATCGGCGATCTGTCACGTGCTGCTGCTCACCGACGGCATCAACCAGCACGAGACCCAGGAGGAGTTGGAGCGGGTGCTGCACACCTGCGTCGGCAGGTTCGTCTGCGACACCCGGGGCATCGGCGACGGCTGGCGTCCCCGGGACCTGATCCGCATCGCCACCGTGCTCAACGGCACCGCCGAGGCGGTGCGCCGGCCGGCCGAGTTGGAGGCGGGTTTCCGGGAGACGATCCGTGCCGCCCTGGCCAAGCTGCAACCCGATGTACGGATCCGGGTGCAGACCCTGCCGTACTCCCGGGTCGGCTTCTTCAAGCAGGCCAGGCCCGCCCTGATGGATCTCAGCGAGCAGGCGAACGAGGTCGACGAGCGGACCGTGGAGTTCGCCACCGGATCATGGGGCGCGGAGCGCCGCGATTTCCACCTGCGCCTGGACGTCACAGCGCCCGACGGCATCCTGGACGAGGACCGCCTGGCCGCCCGGGTCGACCTGGTGGTCGGTGGAAAGGTGCGGCCCGGCACCGCCACCGTGCTGGTGAACTGGACCGACGATCTGGTGAAGTCGGCAAGGCTCGACTCCGACGTCTCCCAGGTGACCGGGCAGGAGGACGTGCGCCAGGCGATAAACGCCGGCTGCGACGCGTACGACCGGGGCGACCTGATCGAGGCCCATGCCCAGTGGAGCCGAGCGGTGAGGCTGGCCACCCAGACCCGGGACGAGCCGGCGCTGGAGCAGTTGCGGTACCTGGTCGACATCGAGCCCACCGGCCTGGTCCGGTTGAAACCGCAGCTCAGCCGGATGGACGTACACGTCAGCTCCGTGATGTCGAGCCAGACGCGGTACCCCGACCAGCCACGCCCACCGGCCCAGCACGGGCCGCCGGAGGCACACCGCCTCTGCGGTGACTGTGGCTGGCCGTCGCCGTCCGACGCGGAGTACTGCGAGCGTTGCAACGCCGAGTTGGGCACCGCCGATCCGGCCGGGCGGGCGGGGACGTGA
- the sugE gene encoding quaternary ammonium compound efflux SMR transporter SugE: MAWLVLVLAGLLEVVWASALKHTDGFTRLWPSVLAVTTAAMSFFLLAWAMKRLPVGTSYAVWVGIGAVGVIIAGVVTMQEGLGAARLFFLGLIVAGIIGLRLVED, from the coding sequence ATGGCCTGGCTCGTCCTGGTCCTGGCCGGACTGCTGGAGGTCGTCTGGGCCAGCGCGTTGAAGCACACCGACGGGTTCACCCGGCTCTGGCCCTCGGTGCTGGCGGTCACCACCGCGGCGATGAGCTTCTTCCTGCTGGCCTGGGCGATGAAACGTCTCCCGGTCGGCACCTCGTACGCCGTCTGGGTCGGCATCGGCGCGGTCGGCGTCATCATCGCCGGGGTCGTCACCATGCAGGAGGGCCTCGGCGCCGCCCGGCTGTTCTTCCTCGGGCTGATCGTCGCGGGGATCATCGGGCTGCGGCTGGTGGAAGACTGA
- a CDS encoding CU044_2847 family protein, producing MSQLRRFQLESGGSVVVEVDGKPGVTQAGNAGKVVQDARVTFDRALAEVRDAASVALAQFQSMAHRPDEIEIKFGVQLTADANAVIARTGVQGQFEVTVRWQRSPDAPTA from the coding sequence ATGAGCCAGTTGCGACGATTCCAGCTTGAGTCCGGTGGCTCGGTGGTGGTGGAGGTCGACGGCAAGCCGGGTGTGACCCAGGCCGGCAACGCGGGCAAGGTCGTCCAGGACGCGCGGGTGACGTTCGACCGGGCCCTGGCGGAGGTACGCGACGCCGCCTCCGTCGCGCTCGCCCAGTTCCAGTCGATGGCCCACCGGCCAGACGAGATCGAGATCAAGTTCGGGGTGCAGTTGACCGCGGACGCGAACGCGGTGATCGCGCGTACCGGGGTCCAGGGTCAGTTCGAGGTGACCGTGCGGTGGCAGCGGTCACCGGACGCTCCCACCGCGTGA
- a CDS encoding serine protease, protein MFDVGAEPWPVRIRGPHGVVGAGMAVHERHVLTCAHVVRDAGATTPTGTAPDAPVDVDLIGQPGTPTVSARVVPGCWAPPGDDGRGDVALLELAVPLSRGPFAPLRRVRPWGRRVVVCGFPETVEHGLHVRARLAGPAGAGREWVQMDSDTTGPQIIQGFSGAAVVDSATGHVVGMVVSAYDNSDGEQLPVAGRAPASGLSWMIPVETILRYLPPARAWVSGEPSVDRDFLRLDHASADPTIASQLADFFEQRRFANVLILVLGHPGSGTAAAVRQAAVSSSREFRPPAGPTGDPDDRAALLPVGSIDLAVDVAGKSTREVSQRIADWAGETDGGTDVQTFDTAPQALIINNIDEADDPDKLLSTVVLPMVDQAPARGLRLLLTFRNESVPLRITLLASRVASLRATEEAARRAYRKVATLVADAPPTPSRATELRVLLTTLRAAVAAGGPDSLAADLAAAERVTDRALRKAEAVRQQLVGLAESWSELSGRLDGFLAQAIRHGLAEDPVLSPIYRRAHELLVGGDCDLVAADAAVRRYSEALVDRIADGSQRGAR, encoded by the coding sequence GTGTTCGACGTTGGCGCTGAGCCGTGGCCGGTCCGCATCCGCGGCCCGCACGGAGTCGTCGGCGCCGGCATGGCGGTGCACGAACGCCATGTGCTTACCTGCGCACACGTCGTTCGCGATGCGGGCGCAACCACTCCCACCGGCACCGCACCCGACGCTCCGGTCGACGTCGACCTCATCGGTCAACCGGGCACCCCGACGGTTTCGGCCCGGGTCGTGCCCGGCTGCTGGGCCCCACCCGGCGACGACGGGCGCGGTGACGTCGCGTTGCTGGAGTTGGCGGTGCCGTTGTCGCGCGGCCCGTTCGCACCGCTGCGCCGGGTGCGGCCGTGGGGCCGCCGGGTGGTGGTGTGCGGCTTTCCGGAGACAGTGGAGCACGGCCTGCACGTCCGGGCCCGGCTCGCCGGGCCGGCCGGTGCCGGACGCGAGTGGGTCCAGATGGATTCGGACACCACCGGCCCTCAGATCATCCAGGGCTTCAGCGGCGCGGCGGTGGTCGACTCGGCCACCGGGCACGTCGTGGGAATGGTGGTGAGCGCGTACGACAACAGCGACGGCGAGCAGCTTCCCGTCGCCGGCCGCGCGCCGGCCAGCGGGCTGTCCTGGATGATCCCGGTCGAGACGATCCTGCGCTACCTTCCGCCGGCCCGTGCCTGGGTGTCCGGCGAGCCCTCGGTCGATCGCGATTTCCTGCGGCTCGATCACGCTTCGGCCGACCCGACGATCGCCAGTCAGCTGGCCGACTTCTTCGAACAACGGCGGTTCGCGAACGTGCTGATCCTGGTGCTCGGCCATCCGGGTTCCGGCACCGCCGCAGCGGTGCGGCAGGCCGCCGTCTCCTCCAGCCGGGAGTTCCGCCCGCCCGCCGGCCCGACTGGCGATCCGGACGATCGGGCCGCCCTGCTGCCGGTGGGCAGCATCGACCTGGCGGTGGACGTGGCGGGCAAGAGCACCCGGGAGGTGTCCCAGCGGATCGCCGACTGGGCCGGCGAAACCGACGGCGGCACCGATGTCCAGACCTTCGACACGGCACCGCAAGCCCTGATCATCAACAACATCGACGAGGCCGACGATCCGGACAAGCTGCTCTCCACTGTGGTGCTGCCCATGGTGGACCAGGCGCCCGCGCGAGGGCTGCGACTGCTGCTGACCTTCCGCAACGAGTCGGTACCGTTGCGCATCACCCTGCTGGCCAGCCGCGTCGCCAGTCTGCGGGCCACCGAGGAGGCCGCCCGCCGCGCGTACCGCAAGGTCGCCACGCTGGTGGCCGACGCGCCGCCCACCCCGTCCCGGGCGACCGAGCTGCGGGTGCTGCTCACCACGCTGCGGGCCGCGGTCGCAGCCGGCGGACCCGACTCGCTCGCCGCCGACCTGGCCGCCGCCGAGCGGGTGACCGACCGGGCGTTGCGCAAGGCCGAGGCGGTGCGGCAGCAGCTCGTCGGGTTGGCGGAGAGCTGGTCGGAGTTGTCCGGTCGACTCGACGGGTTCCTCGCCCAGGCGATCCGCCACGGCCTCGCGGAGGACCCGGTGCTGAGCCCGATCTACCGTCGGGCGCACGAGTTGCTCGTCGGCGGCGATTGCGACCTGGTGGCCGCCGACGCGGCGGTGCGGCGATACAGCGAGGCGCTTGTGGACCGGATCGCGGACGGGTCGCAGCGGGGTGCGCGTTGA
- a CDS encoding ABC transporter substrate-binding protein — protein MTNRRGTSATALALVTTLLAGTGLVGCSAAEPAGRVTVLGSWTGEEQDVFRAVLDGFEAETGIRADYQGHRDVSQVLQAGIERQRPPDVAIVPRLNDLQRYVNEDALRPLDGIAGLTDDPGAGPQLIRIAGRAEPDGQPVGPKRVYAVAVATHLKSVFWYDPARLAEVGHPRPPTSWDELVAIGSDARVSWCLGMSSPPVTGWPGTDWIEDILLHQSGQQAYEQWTRGELSWRAEPVRNAWRAWGELLQTASSRDAARAALFATWLEAGAGLFTSPPGCHLDHQGSFVVRNYRSLPDVEPGRFDFFPMPPIGSAATSSLQEVSDDVAAMFQDTEPARKLMAYLASERAQQIWRQSSEGLFFSRRGQPAGDADPVIGRIAARLGTGTLCRDGSDLLPTAVATAFERAVLVYLHQPDRLDALLTELDAVAGAVPRAEWMDLGCDPATPPTDEQGA, from the coding sequence ATGACCAACCGCAGAGGTACCTCAGCAACGGCGCTGGCCCTGGTCACCACGCTGCTGGCCGGCACCGGGCTGGTCGGCTGCTCCGCTGCCGAGCCGGCCGGGCGGGTGACCGTGCTCGGCTCCTGGACGGGCGAGGAGCAGGACGTCTTCCGCGCGGTGCTCGACGGGTTCGAGGCCGAGACCGGCATCCGCGCCGACTACCAGGGCCACCGGGACGTCAGTCAGGTGCTCCAGGCGGGCATCGAGCGGCAGCGCCCGCCCGATGTCGCGATCGTGCCCCGCCTCAACGACCTGCAACGCTACGTCAACGAGGACGCGCTGCGCCCGCTGGACGGGATCGCCGGGCTGACCGACGACCCGGGCGCGGGGCCGCAGTTGATCCGCATCGCCGGCCGGGCCGAACCGGACGGCCAGCCGGTCGGCCCGAAACGCGTCTACGCGGTCGCCGTCGCCACCCATCTCAAGAGCGTGTTCTGGTACGACCCGGCCCGGCTGGCCGAGGTCGGCCACCCCCGGCCGCCGACCAGCTGGGACGAGTTGGTGGCCATCGGGTCCGACGCGCGGGTCTCCTGGTGCCTGGGGATGAGTTCGCCGCCGGTCACCGGCTGGCCCGGCACGGACTGGATCGAGGACATCCTGCTGCACCAGTCCGGGCAGCAGGCGTACGAGCAGTGGACCCGGGGCGAGCTGTCCTGGCGCGCCGAGCCGGTCCGGAACGCCTGGCGCGCCTGGGGTGAGCTGTTGCAGACCGCATCGTCCCGGGACGCGGCGCGGGCCGCGCTCTTCGCCACCTGGCTGGAGGCGGGGGCCGGCCTGTTCACCTCGCCGCCCGGTTGCCACCTGGACCATCAGGGCTCGTTCGTGGTCCGCAACTACCGCTCCCTGCCGGACGTCGAGCCGGGCCGCTTCGACTTCTTCCCGATGCCACCGATCGGGTCGGCGGCCACTTCGTCGCTTCAGGAGGTCTCCGACGATGTGGCCGCGATGTTCCAGGACACCGAGCCGGCCCGGAAGCTGATGGCCTACCTGGCCTCGGAGCGGGCCCAGCAGATCTGGCGGCAGTCCAGCGAGGGGCTGTTCTTCAGCCGCCGGGGCCAGCCGGCCGGCGATGCCGATCCGGTGATCGGCAGGATCGCGGCCCGACTCGGCACCGGGACGCTCTGCCGCGACGGCTCGGACCTGCTGCCGACCGCGGTGGCCACCGCCTTCGAGCGGGCGGTGCTGGTCTATCTTCATCAGCCCGACCGTCTCGACGCGTTGCTCACCGAACTCGACGCGGTGGCCGGTGCGGTTCCGCGCGCCGAGTGGATGGACCTGGGCTGCGATCCGGCAACACCACCGACCGACGAACAAGGGGCCTGA
- a CDS encoding DHA2 family efflux MFS transporter permease subunit: MTQQPVAAPPPVATSNKLDAAVLKVAGVVVLGAIMSILDVTVVSVALPTFQSEFDASYARVAWTMTGYTLALATVIPISGWAADRFGTKRLYMIALALFVIGSGLCATADTIGQLIAYRVLQGLGGGMLMPIGMTIMTRAAGPHRIGRLMAVLGIPMLLGPISGPILGGWLIDVASWHWIFLINLPIGIVALVYAQLALPRDNPEPSESFDFVGMLMLSPGLALFLYGVSTLPETGTFADPEVWGPMLVGAALVVAFVRYSFKPQHPLLDLRLFRNRRLTVAAVTMFVFIIAFMGAGLLFPSYFLQVRAESTLHAGLLIAPQGIGAMLTMPIAGVLADKVPVGRTVPFALLLIVAGMFTFTQLDADTSYLLLCGSLFVMGLGMGGTMMPIMTSALKTLTGHEVARGTTLLNILQQIGGSVGAAVMSVILTNELNSAPKVPGPNGEPISEAGLAIAAQQQPDLAQQLPQSLVERGLDFAASSFATTFWVAFALVLLTLIPAAFLPRRRERSHLLDDQPGGSPGEQPRTPVIVH; encoded by the coding sequence GTGACACAGCAACCTGTCGCGGCACCGCCGCCAGTCGCGACATCGAACAAACTCGACGCTGCCGTGCTCAAGGTGGCCGGTGTCGTGGTGCTCGGCGCGATCATGTCGATCCTCGACGTGACTGTGGTTAGCGTCGCCCTGCCGACGTTCCAGAGCGAATTCGACGCCTCGTACGCCCGCGTCGCCTGGACGATGACCGGCTACACGCTGGCACTGGCCACGGTGATCCCGATCAGTGGGTGGGCCGCCGACCGGTTCGGCACGAAACGCCTCTACATGATCGCGCTGGCACTGTTCGTCATCGGGTCCGGCCTCTGCGCCACGGCCGACACGATCGGGCAACTGATCGCGTACCGGGTGTTGCAGGGTCTCGGTGGCGGCATGCTGATGCCGATCGGCATGACGATCATGACCAGGGCGGCCGGCCCGCACCGGATCGGCCGACTGATGGCAGTGCTCGGCATTCCGATGCTGCTCGGGCCGATCAGCGGCCCGATCCTCGGTGGCTGGCTGATCGACGTGGCGAGCTGGCACTGGATCTTCCTGATCAACCTGCCGATCGGCATCGTCGCGCTTGTCTACGCGCAGTTGGCCCTGCCGAGGGACAACCCCGAGCCGTCCGAGTCGTTCGACTTCGTCGGCATGCTGATGCTCTCCCCCGGCCTCGCCCTGTTCCTCTACGGCGTCTCCACGCTGCCCGAAACCGGCACCTTCGCCGACCCGGAGGTCTGGGGCCCGATGCTTGTCGGCGCGGCGCTGGTGGTGGCCTTTGTCCGCTACTCGTTCAAGCCCCAGCACCCGCTGCTCGACCTGCGGTTGTTCCGCAACCGCCGGCTGACCGTCGCGGCGGTGACCATGTTCGTCTTCATCATCGCGTTCATGGGTGCCGGGCTGCTCTTCCCGAGCTACTTCCTCCAGGTACGCGCCGAGTCGACGCTGCACGCCGGCCTGCTGATCGCGCCGCAGGGGATCGGCGCGATGCTCACCATGCCGATCGCGGGCGTGCTTGCCGACAAGGTGCCGGTGGGCCGCACGGTGCCGTTCGCGCTGCTGCTCATCGTCGCCGGGATGTTCACCTTCACCCAACTCGACGCGGACACCTCGTACCTGCTGCTCTGCGGCTCGCTGTTCGTGATGGGCCTGGGCATGGGCGGCACCATGATGCCGATCATGACCTCGGCGCTGAAGACCCTCACCGGTCACGAGGTGGCTCGCGGCACCACCCTGCTGAACATCCTCCAGCAGATCGGCGGCTCGGTCGGTGCCGCGGTGATGTCGGTGATCCTGACAAACGAGCTGAACTCCGCGCCGAAGGTCCCCGGTCCGAACGGCGAGCCGATCAGCGAGGCGGGGCTGGCCATCGCCGCGCAGCAGCAACCCGACCTCGCCCAGCAGCTGCCGCAGTCGCTTGTCGAACGTGGGCTCGACTTCGCCGCCAGCTCCTTCGCCACCACGTTCTGGGTGGCGTTCGCGCTGGTCCTGCTCACGCTCATCCCGGCCGCGTTCCTGCCCCGCCGACGGGAACGCTCGCACCTGCTGGACGACCAGCCCGGGGGCAGCCCCGGCGAGCAGCCGAGAACCCCGGTCATCGTGCACTGA
- a CDS encoding tetratricopeptide repeat protein has translation MSGCTRTAGCTGTVNETGYCDRCGLSPVPPTPPAAQFVPVDRPEQPAASRSSQRDSWLVASLVSLPVLTFSPGQAATQPLRVPEQDRFCAKGHPVGRSRAGRPGLDEGYCPRCRTPFRFLPGLGPGAVVADRYEVVRCLARGGQGWIYLARDAHQDHIEVALKGVLHANDEKALAAAVQERQFLNSLDHPNIVRSIDFAIHDDPVAGPTGYIVMDYLDGMSLRSLLRAAKDPRQPDVSLPLDHILAYGHEILAALDYLHRRGLLYTDMKPDNVMRTADRIKVIDLGGVRRDDGGHTGLVGSAGFMVGREELQTRGASPRSDLFALGRTLTELFAHRTPGPDTPGAADDALGVESFRRLVDRATHPDWNRRFATAREMSEQLLGVLREILAGAPDQRQAEPISLFQPAARLLDAGLGLVLPLHTWIGEQDAAVLDHGCPAARVVALGLPVPRPDPDDPAAGALGTIDAPDAQSLLNKLATVPQESVEVALSRARAHLELGDARSAVVALTAAEALLGARAAADWRLAWHRALIALTEDRVGDAVGEFDAVYADIPGEIAPKLALGYCAERRRDGPRAARYYAAVWRRDPFQASAAFGLARLRLAALDRAGAVAILDEVPALSRHHDAARIAAVRVLSSRLAGESSAAPELPTASDLSAAVRRLATLHLDGGERHGESRDRLTAAIREVALDLIRSGSDAGLVPGPVLGTPPTERGVRELLDRSYRALAQQAHQPEEHNVLIDRANAVRPRTRW, from the coding sequence TTGAGCGGCTGCACCCGGACGGCCGGCTGCACCGGCACGGTCAACGAGACCGGCTACTGCGACCGCTGCGGGCTTTCCCCCGTTCCTCCCACTCCCCCGGCTGCCCAGTTCGTGCCGGTCGATCGGCCGGAGCAACCGGCGGCGTCCCGGTCGTCCCAACGGGACAGCTGGCTGGTGGCCAGCCTCGTCTCGCTGCCGGTGCTGACCTTCTCCCCCGGGCAGGCGGCGACGCAGCCACTGCGGGTGCCGGAGCAGGACCGGTTCTGCGCCAAGGGTCATCCGGTCGGTCGGAGCCGGGCCGGCCGCCCCGGCCTGGACGAGGGGTACTGCCCCCGCTGCCGCACCCCCTTCCGCTTCCTGCCCGGCCTCGGGCCCGGGGCGGTCGTCGCCGACCGTTACGAGGTGGTGCGCTGCCTGGCCCGGGGCGGTCAGGGCTGGATCTACCTGGCCCGGGACGCCCATCAGGATCACATCGAGGTCGCGCTGAAGGGCGTGCTGCACGCAAACGACGAGAAGGCACTCGCCGCTGCGGTCCAGGAGCGACAATTTCTCAACTCACTTGACCATCCCAACATCGTCCGGAGCATCGACTTCGCCATCCACGACGACCCGGTCGCCGGTCCGACCGGCTACATCGTGATGGACTACCTCGACGGCATGTCGCTGCGCAGCCTGCTCAGGGCGGCCAAGGACCCACGGCAGCCGGACGTCTCGCTGCCGCTGGACCACATCCTCGCGTACGGGCACGAGATCCTGGCCGCCCTGGACTACCTGCACCGGCGCGGCCTGCTCTACACGGACATGAAGCCGGACAACGTGATGCGTACCGCCGACCGGATCAAGGTGATCGACCTGGGCGGGGTCCGCCGCGACGACGGCGGCCACACCGGGCTCGTCGGGTCTGCCGGCTTCATGGTCGGCAGGGAGGAACTCCAGACCCGGGGGGCCAGCCCGCGCTCCGACCTGTTCGCACTCGGCCGCACGCTCACCGAACTCTTCGCCCACCGGACGCCGGGGCCGGACACTCCCGGCGCGGCTGACGACGCGCTGGGCGTCGAGTCGTTCCGCCGGCTCGTCGATCGCGCCACGCACCCCGACTGGAACCGGCGGTTCGCCACCGCCCGGGAGATGTCCGAGCAGTTGCTGGGAGTGTTACGGGAGATCCTGGCCGGCGCACCGGACCAGCGCCAGGCCGAGCCGATCTCGCTCTTCCAGCCCGCCGCCCGGCTGCTCGACGCGGGCCTCGGGCTGGTCCTGCCGCTGCACACCTGGATCGGTGAGCAGGACGCCGCCGTGCTGGACCACGGCTGTCCCGCCGCCCGGGTGGTGGCGCTCGGCCTGCCGGTGCCACGCCCCGACCCGGACGACCCGGCCGCCGGAGCACTGGGCACGATCGACGCGCCGGACGCGCAGAGCCTGCTCAACAAGCTGGCCACCGTGCCGCAGGAGTCGGTCGAGGTGGCACTGAGCCGGGCCCGGGCCCACCTCGAACTGGGCGATGCCCGCTCGGCCGTGGTCGCCCTGACCGCCGCCGAGGCGCTGCTCGGGGCGCGGGCGGCGGCGGACTGGCGACTCGCCTGGCACCGGGCGCTGATCGCCCTGACCGAGGACCGGGTCGGCGATGCCGTCGGCGAGTTCGACGCGGTCTACGCCGACATTCCCGGCGAGATCGCGCCCAAGCTCGCCCTGGGCTACTGCGCCGAGCGGCGCCGCGACGGCCCACGAGCGGCCCGCTACTACGCCGCGGTCTGGCGGCGGGACCCGTTCCAGGCAAGCGCCGCGTTCGGGCTGGCCCGGCTCCGGTTGGCGGCGCTCGACCGGGCCGGCGCCGTCGCCATCCTCGACGAGGTCCCGGCGCTGTCCCGACACCACGACGCGGCGCGGATCGCCGCCGTGCGGGTGCTCTCGTCCCGGCTGGCCGGCGAGTCGTCCGCCGCCCCCGAGTTGCCCACCGCCAGCGACCTGAGCGCGGCCGTACGTCGGCTGGCCACCCTGCACCTCGACGGCGGCGAGCGGCACGGCGAGTCCCGCGACCGGCTGACGGCGGCGATCCGGGAGGTGGCGCTCGACCTGATCCGCTCCGGGAGCGATGCCGGCCTGGTACCGGGCCCGGTGCTCGGCACGCCGCCGACCGAGCGTGGCGTCCGCGAACTGCTGGACCGGTCGTACCGGGCGCTCGCCCAACAGGCGCACCAGCCCGAGGAGCACAACGTGCTCATCGACCGGGCGAACGCGGTACGGCCCCGGACCCGATGGTGA
- a CDS encoding TetR/AcrR family transcriptional regulator, producing the protein MAKRGRPRTFDRAVALRRAMEVFWRHGYQGASMAGLTAAMGINSPSLYAAFGSKEALFREAVDLYNTTEGRGPQAALNGDGTARDSIEAMLRHHARSYADPANPTGCLVVLAGAGNVPESDAVGRFLAECRERDIAEVRRRIVRGLDEGDLPGTVVPESLARFVGAVAQGMAIQARDGATTEELDGIVDWAMAAWDRLVSDPSTGQRFR; encoded by the coding sequence ATGGCGAAGCGAGGTCGGCCCCGCACCTTCGACCGGGCCGTCGCGTTGCGGCGGGCGATGGAGGTCTTCTGGCGCCACGGCTACCAGGGCGCCTCGATGGCCGGGTTGACCGCGGCCATGGGCATCAACTCGCCGAGCCTCTACGCCGCCTTCGGCAGCAAGGAGGCGTTGTTCCGAGAGGCCGTCGACCTCTACAACACCACCGAGGGGCGCGGGCCGCAGGCGGCGCTGAACGGCGACGGCACCGCCCGGGACTCGATCGAGGCAATGCTGCGCCACCATGCGCGCAGCTACGCCGACCCGGCGAACCCGACCGGCTGCCTGGTGGTCCTCGCCGGGGCCGGCAACGTGCCCGAGTCGGACGCGGTGGGGCGCTTCCTCGCCGAGTGCCGGGAACGCGACATCGCCGAGGTGCGGCGCAGGATCGTCCGGGGCCTGGACGAGGGCGACCTGCCGGGCACGGTGGTGCCCGAATCGCTCGCCCGATTCGTCGGGGCGGTCGCGCAGGGCATGGCGATACAGGCCCGGGACGGGGCCACCACGGAGGAGCTCGACGGCATCGTCGACTGGGCCATGGCCGCCTGGGACAGACTGGTTTCCGACCCGAGCACGGGACAACGGTTTCGGTAG